One Nocardia iowensis DNA window includes the following coding sequences:
- a CDS encoding alpha/beta fold hydrolase, with amino-acid sequence MTDPLSNGEKLVEINDVELCVETFGNPANPAILLIDGAAASMLWWESELCEQIARGDRFVIRYDNRDTGRSTSYPPGRPGYTFTDLADDALGILDVMNVERAHFVCRSMSGGIGLIIGVDHPDRVESLTFVSTSTGEDGLPPSSDELTSGIPAAPDPADAAAVVDFVVASAKAYSGGSPYFDETATRALVEWDVARTRDIASTLVNHYAMSFDGSSRDFAALEAPSLVVHGDHDPVCPLPHGYALRDAISGATLLVLEGAGHDLPKPLWDVFVPALLAHTERRP; translated from the coding sequence ATGACCGATCCCCTTTCCAACGGCGAGAAGCTTGTTGAGATCAACGATGTCGAGCTGTGCGTCGAGACCTTCGGGAATCCGGCGAACCCGGCGATCCTGCTCATCGACGGCGCGGCCGCCTCGATGCTGTGGTGGGAATCCGAGCTGTGCGAACAGATCGCGCGCGGCGACCGGTTCGTCATCCGCTACGACAACCGGGACACCGGCAGATCCACCAGCTACCCGCCAGGGCGGCCGGGTTACACGTTCACCGATCTGGCCGACGACGCGCTCGGCATTTTGGATGTCATGAACGTCGAGCGCGCACACTTCGTCTGCCGGTCCATGTCCGGCGGAATCGGGCTGATCATCGGGGTGGACCACCCCGACCGGGTGGAGTCGCTGACGTTCGTCTCCACCTCCACCGGCGAGGACGGACTGCCGCCGTCGTCGGACGAGCTCACCAGCGGCATCCCTGCCGCCCCGGACCCTGCCGATGCCGCCGCGGTGGTGGACTTTGTTGTCGCATCGGCAAAGGCGTACTCGGGCGGCTCGCCCTACTTCGACGAGACCGCCACGCGCGCACTGGTCGAGTGGGACGTGGCCCGCACTCGCGACATCGCGTCCACCCTCGTCAACCACTACGCGATGAGCTTCGACGGGTCGTCCCGCGACTTCGCCGCCCTCGAGGCGCCGAGTCTGGTGGTGCACGGCGACCACGACCCGGTTTGCCCGCTCCCACACGGATACGCGCTGCGGGACGCGATCTCTGGCGCGACGCTGCTGGTCCTGGAAGGCGCCGGGCACGACCTGCCTAAGCCGCTGTGGGACGTGTTCGTCCCGGCCCTGCTCGCGCACACCGAACGCCGACCATGA